GCAGGTCCTGCGGCAGCGTTTCGGCGGCGGCCGCGTCCAGCTGCTCGACGTCGCCGTGCACCCCGAAGGCGCCCCAGACGCCGGCCAGCTGCGCACGTCCGGTGGTCTCGTCGCACGCGATACCGACGAGGTCGGCGTCGACCTGCCGGAGGTTGACACCGGCCTCGCGGGCGGCGGCGACGACCTCGGCGGCCCGGCCGGGCACCCGCGCGGTCAGCGTGTCGAAGTACGCGCCGTGCACGATCTCCACCCCGCCGGCCCGCAGGCCCTCGGCGAGGACCGCGGCGTAGCGGTGGGTGCGCCGGGCGATCGTCCGCAGCCCCTCGGGGCCGTGGTAGACCGCGTACATACCGGCCATGACGGCGAGCAGCACCTGTGCGGTGCAGATGTTGCTCGTGGCCTTCTCGCGGCGGATGTGCTGCTCGCGGGTCTGCAGCGCGAGGCGGTAGGCCTTGTTGCCGTCGGCGTCGACGGAGACGCCCACCAGGCGGCCCGGCAGGCTGCGGGCGAACTGTTCACGAACGGCCATGAAGCCTGCGTGCGGCCCGCCGAAGCCCATCGGGACACCGAAGCGCTGGGTGGTGCCGACGGCGATGTCCGCGCCGAGCTCACCGGGCGAGGTCAGCAGCGTCAGGGCGAGCAGATCGGCGGCGACGGTGACGACCGCGCCCAGCTCGTGGGCCTGCTCGATGACGGCACGCGGGTCACGGACCGCACCGGAGGCGCCGGGGTACTGCAGCAGCACACCGAACACACCGCGCTCGGCGACGTCGGCCGGGATGCCGTCGGACAGGTCGGCGACCACGACCTCGACGCCGGTGGGCTCCGCGCGGGTCTGGATCACGGCGATGGTCTGCGGCAGACAGTCGGCGTCGATCAGGAAGACGCCCTGCTTGACCTTGCCGACCCGGCGGGAGAGCGCCATCGCCTCGGCGGCCGCCGTGCCCTCGTCCAGCAGCGAAGAACCGGAGGTGGGCAGACCGGTCAGGTCGGCGACCATGGTCTGGAAGTTGAGCAGCGCCTCGAGGCGGCCCTGTGAGATCTCCGGCTGGTAGGGGGTGTAGGCCGTGTACCAGGCCGGGTTCTCCATGACATTGCGCAGGATCACCGGCGGGGTGAACGTGCCGTAGTAGCCGAGTCCGATCATGGACGCCAGCACCTGGTTACGGTCCGCGAGGCCGTGCAGCTCCTGCAGCACCTCGGCCTCGGTGCGGGCCTGCGGCAGGCCGAGCGCCTCCGCGCTCTTGATCACATCGGGCACGGCGGTGGCGGTGAGTTCGTCCAGCGATCCGAAACCGATGTGCGCGAGCATCTTGGCCTGCGCCTCGTGGTCGGGACCGATGTGCCGGTGCTCGAAGGGAGTGCCGCGTTCCAGCTCGGTCAAGGAGATGCGATTGGTGTTCATCTGCGGGGGCCTCCTGGTCGTACGACCTACGAGGGGCACCACGGCGCGGGTGCCCGGACGGCCTCCCCCTCTGTCATCTCAACCTGAGAGCTTCACCGGCCCGCGCGAGGCGGCCCGGCTTTCACCGTCGGTGAGGAGGGGTCCCGGAGTTGTGCCTTCCGCGGCCCGCCCTGCTTTCCAGAGTGACCTCGCCCACGCGGTACGTGTGCCTGAGAGATTCCGGGGAGGATTTGCTCCTTCGGCGCCCTCGCCGCGAACGACAAAGGACTCTCCCGCACGGGGTCTGCGGCCATTGGCCAGCCTACCAGCGCGGCACTCGAAGGATCCTTCGAGTGGCCGGGGCATGAAATGTGCCGTTTGGTTGTTGTCAGAGGGCAGTTGCGACCAATTGGAGGGACCGTGCAAACCGATATCGATCCCCGGAGCCTGATCGGCCGCAAAGCGTTCGACCGTAACGGCGCCAAAATAGGCACGATCGACGAGGTATATCTCGACGACGCGACGGGGGAACCGGAGTGGGCGGCCGTGCGCACCGGACTCTTCAGCCGGGACGCGTTCGTCCCCCTCGAACCCAGCAAGATGGTCGGTGAGGGCCTGCACATTCCTTACGACCGCAGGCTGATCAAGGACGCGCCGGACTTCGGCGTCGGCCGCCATCTCTCCCCTGAGCAGGAACTTCAGCTCTATCACCACTACCGACTGGATATCTCCTCCCCGACATCCGACCCCGTGTCCTCGCCCGGCTCCGGTGACAAGGACTTCGGCAGGATCGCCGGCTCGGACGACTGACCGTCCGCCGGTCCCCCGCCCACCAACGGCAGGGGCTCCCCGGCCGCAGCGCCGGATCCTCCACAGCAAAGGTCCGCACCCTCCCCGGTGCGGACCACGGCGTTTCGAAGCGCACGGTCACCCTCCCCACCCCGCTGCCCTGCACCCAGCCCGCACCGTACTCGTCGTGCACCACGTCCAGTCCGGGATGCCAGCGCCGCGGCCGCTCCTCTTCGGCCTCCCGCGCCGCCGCCTCGCCACCGGACAGCTCCGCCGCCGCTCTCGCGGCCTTCTCCTCCTCCGCCGCGGCCTGCTCCGTCGCGAACTGGGCGAACAGATCCTCCTGTGTGAAGTCGGCCAGGCCGCTGACCCCCACGCCCAGCAGTCGGACCCCGCCCGTGGTGTCCACCATCTCCAGCAGCCGCACGGCGGCCTCCCTTATCACCGCGGGGTCGTCGGTGGGCCCACGGAGCGTC
This portion of the Streptomyces sp. 2114.4 genome encodes:
- a CDS encoding PRC-barrel domain-containing protein, with amino-acid sequence MQTDIDPRSLIGRKAFDRNGAKIGTIDEVYLDDATGEPEWAAVRTGLFSRDAFVPLEPSKMVGEGLHIPYDRRLIKDAPDFGVGRHLSPEQELQLYHHYRLDISSPTSDPVSSPGSGDKDFGRIAGSDD